The DNA segment GACCGCGAGCGTCTTCATGGCTTTTCTCCTCTCCACTGGATTCTGACTTGCTTTGATGTACGTAGATCGCACGCTTAGGATCATCTGAACCGGCCCCTGTTCAGTTGCCGGACGATCCAGAGAAACACCACGGCCCCGACGAAGGCCACCACGATCGAGCCGATGTTGAGGCCGGTGACGCCGGCGCGGCCGAAGTAGCTGAAGATCCACCCGCCCACGAACGCGCCGATGACCCCGACGATAAGATCCCCGACGATACCGTGGGGGCCCTCACGCATGACACTCTTCGCCAGATAACCGGCGATAATCCCGACGATTACCCAGACCCAGAACACACTCATCTCGAACACCTCCTTTGCCATCTGTCGTCCAAACGAAACGTACCACGATGAGAATGTGCCGTCTGTTCAATACTGCTCACAGTGGCTTGTTGCTCCCCCACATATGCAACTGGTGCCAGCCACACGATCCGCAAAGGATGATGGGGGTCCCACCGAAGCGGGACCCCCAGGATCTCTTCGGCGTGCTTTGTGTACTCGCTAGCTCTCTGTCCCAGCTAGGAGGACCTGTAGTTCGGCTCCTCCGACATCCTGACGATGGCATTTCCTTCCTGCCAAGGGTATGGCCATACGCGGGCCAGAGTCGCCCTTACTGTGACGGCTTCGGAGCGCCGGCCCAGCGGGTCGATGGTCACGGCCGTGATCGTGAGTTCGGCGTTGGAAATGCGCACCGTCGTGCTGAGACTCACCGCCCAGTCGCCCGCCGCGTCTGCGGTCGTCGTGACCTTTCCGTAGGTGCCCTTCAGACTGAATGCCAGCAGCGCGCCCTGGTAGTCAACCTGAACCTCGACCCGATACCCGGGCGTTGCCTTGCCCCGAATCACGACCGGGGATCCCAGACGTGTCCCAGCTGCCGGGGAAGTGATAACGGGCGGCGCCACGCCTTCGGTCGCCACGACCATCAGCCGTGCGACTGCCGCCTGGCTCGTGACCCCGTCCTTGGTCAACCTGACGATGATGCGCGCGTTCTGCGCGGCGCCTTGTTCTCGCCGCTGGATCGTGTGCGAGCCGACGTATACGCCCCGCTGATTGGCGGCTTCGGCCATGGGAATGTTCTCTTCGACGCCCTCGATCGTGAAGGAGGCCTGACCGCCTGGTTCGCCGAGCATGCGGACGGTCAGGACGTCGCGCGCTCGCAGCGGCGTGGTAGGGCTTACCGTAACGGAGTGGATAAGCGATGTCTGCGAGACGGCGGTCGTGAACGTATACTCCTCATCGGTGACGTTGCCGGCCTTATCGGCCAGGATCACGCGGACCAGCACGCGCCCTGCCAGGGCTTCCGGCGGGCTGTAGGCGAGAGCGGTCTCGGTGATCGAGACCCGCGCCGTCACGTTCTGGTTGTTAACGAACAGCCGGCTGCGGGCCGGGTCAATGCCCGACCCGGTGTCATTGAAGACGATGAGGATGTTGGGCCGGACGTTGTTCACCGTCTGACCCTTCTCGGGGAAGCGCTGGACGATTTGGGGCGCGGTGCCGTCAAGCGTCACCCGGGTTCCAGCCTGAACGAGCGGAGCTTCCTGCCCGCCGACACGCAGTCGTCCTACGACGACGGCTGCGCCCACATTGTCCTGAGTGCGGACCGTGTAGA comes from the bacterium genome and includes:
- a CDS encoding GlsB/YeaQ/YmgE family stress response membrane protein, translating into MSVFWVWVIVGIIAGYLAKSVMREGPHGIVGDLIVGVIGAFVGGWIFSYFGRAGVTGLNIGSIVVAFVGAVVFLWIVRQLNRGRFR